One window of the Eucalyptus grandis isolate ANBG69807.140 chromosome 6, ASM1654582v1, whole genome shotgun sequence genome contains the following:
- the LOC104450067 gene encoding NADH kinase isoform X1, which produces MLGLVTVLIQWRAIVNSVGSRALPIELHREEAEGGRTAVTCSESDVDGKAEASVAVETFRCFPGPSLRPFSDHQSSVLDYLDSRRKVHKDAIRFCQSILQRKPIDWEPVLRHDLSRPIQNVDLVVTIGGDGTLLQASHFMDDSIPVLGVNSDPTQAKEVEDLNDAFDATRSTGYLCAANVNNFEQMLDDILEDRSVPSKLMRIAICVNSRLMPKYALNDILVSHPCPAAVSRFSFRIKKDDQPCSPLVNCRSSGLRVSTAAGSTAAMLSAGGFRMPISSQDLQYMVREPISPGAASSLMHGVVKSDQVMDAAWFCKEGMIYIDGSHVRYSIEHGDNIVISSKAPALRVYLSSHVLS; this is translated from the exons ATGCTGGGCCTGGTAACTGTGCTAATTCAATGGAGGGCCATCGTCAATTCAGTAGGTTCACGGGCTTTGCCCATTGAACTGCACAGGGAAGAAGCTGAAGGAGGACGAACGGCTGTTACGTGCTCCGAGAGCGACGTGGATGGCAAGGCGGAAGCTTCTGTTGCTGTTGAAACCTTTCGATGTTTTCCCGGTCCGTCGCTCCGACCCTTCTCGGACCATCAATCCTCAG TTCTAGATTATCTGGATAGCCGGCGGAAAGTGCACAAGGATGCCATAAGGTTCTGTCAGAGTATACTGCAGCGAAAGCCTATAGATTGGGAACCCGTGTTACGACATGATCTGTCGCGGCCGATACAGAATGTGGATCTTGTTGTGACGATCGGTGGCGATGGCACTCTCTTGCAGGCCAGTCATTTTATGGACGACTCAATTCCCGTTCTTGGGGTGAATTCCGACCCTACACAGGCCAAGGAA GTGGAAGACCTCAATGATGCATTTGATGCCACACGGAGCACAGGCTATCTTTGTGCAGCTAATGTCAATAATTTTGAACAA ATGCTTGATGACATTCTGGAGGATAGATCAGTTCCTTCAAAATTGATGAGGATAGCAATCTGTGTGAACTCACGCTTGATGCCAAAATATGCTCTTAATGATATTTTGGTTTCGCATCCATGTCCAGCAGCAGTTTCTCGTTTCTCATTCAG AATTAAGAAAGATGACCAGCCCTGCTCCCCGTTAGTAAATTGCCGATCGAGTGGCCTCCGGGTTTCAACAGCTGCTGGATCAACGGCTGCTATGCTCTCAGCAGGAGGATTCCGAATGCCCATCTCATCTCAGGATCTCCAATACATGGTAAGGGAGCCCATATCACCTGGTGCAGCCTCAAGCCTAATGCATGGGGTGGTGAAGTCTGATCAGGTTATGGATGCGGCATGGTTTTGCAAAGAGGGGATGATATATATCGACGGTTCTCACGTGCGCTATTCCATTGAACATGGAGATAACATTGTGATATCTTCCAAGGCTCCGGCTCTGAGAGTGTATCTGTCTTCTCATGTATTGTCATAG
- the LOC104450067 gene encoding NADH kinase isoform X2, whose product MARRKLLLLLKPFDVFPVRRSDPSRTINPQTSEVLDYLDSRRKVHKDAIRFCQSILQRKPIDWEPVLRHDLSRPIQNVDLVVTIGGDGTLLQASHFMDDSIPVLGVNSDPTQAKEVEDLNDAFDATRSTGYLCAANVNNFEQMLDDILEDRSVPSKLMRIAICVNSRLMPKYALNDILVSHPCPAAVSRFSFRIKKDDQPCSPLVNCRSSGLRVSTAAGSTAAMLSAGGFRMPISSQDLQYMVREPISPGAASSLMHGVVKSDQVMDAAWFCKEGMIYIDGSHVRYSIEHGDNIVISSKAPALRVYLSSHVLS is encoded by the exons ATGGCAAGGCGGAAGCTTCTGTTGCTGTTGAAACCTTTCGATGTTTTCCCGGTCCGTCGCTCCGACCCTTCTCGGACCATCAATCCTCAG ACATCGGAAGTTCTAGATTATCTGGATAGCCGGCGGAAAGTGCACAAGGATGCCATAAGGTTCTGTCAGAGTATACTGCAGCGAAAGCCTATAGATTGGGAACCCGTGTTACGACATGATCTGTCGCGGCCGATACAGAATGTGGATCTTGTTGTGACGATCGGTGGCGATGGCACTCTCTTGCAGGCCAGTCATTTTATGGACGACTCAATTCCCGTTCTTGGGGTGAATTCCGACCCTACACAGGCCAAGGAA GTGGAAGACCTCAATGATGCATTTGATGCCACACGGAGCACAGGCTATCTTTGTGCAGCTAATGTCAATAATTTTGAACAA ATGCTTGATGACATTCTGGAGGATAGATCAGTTCCTTCAAAATTGATGAGGATAGCAATCTGTGTGAACTCACGCTTGATGCCAAAATATGCTCTTAATGATATTTTGGTTTCGCATCCATGTCCAGCAGCAGTTTCTCGTTTCTCATTCAG AATTAAGAAAGATGACCAGCCCTGCTCCCCGTTAGTAAATTGCCGATCGAGTGGCCTCCGGGTTTCAACAGCTGCTGGATCAACGGCTGCTATGCTCTCAGCAGGAGGATTCCGAATGCCCATCTCATCTCAGGATCTCCAATACATGGTAAGGGAGCCCATATCACCTGGTGCAGCCTCAAGCCTAATGCATGGGGTGGTGAAGTCTGATCAGGTTATGGATGCGGCATGGTTTTGCAAAGAGGGGATGATATATATCGACGGTTCTCACGTGCGCTATTCCATTGAACATGGAGATAACATTGTGATATCTTCCAAGGCTCCGGCTCTGAGAGTGTATCTGTCTTCTCATGTATTGTCATAG